From the Pseudoalteromonas tunicata genome, one window contains:
- a CDS encoding glycosyltransferase family 2 protein produces MISVVIPAKDEVGNIGPLMIEICHALQGLTEFEIVVVDDGSSDNTFDEIITTGQQMNCNAHAIRHNASTGQSTAIYTAVHHAKGQYIVTLDADGQNDPADIPAMLALLPNINSPHFCIAGYRKNRKDTAWKRFQSRFANKVRDALLHDGVPDTGCGLKLFPRETFLRFPYFNHMHRYIPALVRRMGGEILISEVNHRDRTVGVSKYTAWNRAWVGIVDILGVMWLIRRSKIVNISKATQTNKAEE; encoded by the coding sequence TTGATTTCTGTTGTGATCCCTGCAAAAGATGAAGTAGGCAATATAGGCCCATTAATGATTGAAATTTGTCATGCCTTACAAGGTTTGACCGAATTTGAAATTGTTGTTGTTGATGATGGCAGCTCAGACAATACCTTTGATGAAATCATCACAACAGGTCAGCAAATGAACTGTAATGCGCATGCAATTCGTCATAACGCAAGTACAGGTCAAAGCACCGCGATTTACACCGCTGTGCATCATGCAAAAGGGCAATATATCGTAACGCTTGATGCCGATGGCCAAAATGATCCTGCTGATATTCCTGCTATGCTCGCTTTATTACCTAACATTAACTCACCACATTTTTGCATAGCGGGTTATCGCAAAAATCGAAAGGATACTGCTTGGAAACGCTTTCAATCTCGCTTTGCCAATAAGGTCCGCGATGCATTACTGCACGATGGTGTGCCCGATACCGGCTGTGGTTTAAAGCTATTTCCCCGCGAGACCTTTTTACGTTTCCCTTATTTTAATCATATGCATCGCTATATTCCCGCGCTGGTTCGTCGTATGGGTGGTGAAATTTTAATTTCCGAGGTTAATCATCGCGACCGTACCGTTGGGGTATCAAAATACACAGCTTGGAACCGAGCTTGGGTTGGAATTGTTGATATTTTAGGGGTTATGTGGCTAATTCGACGCTCTAAAATCGTTAATATCAGTAAAGCGACTCAAACTAATAAAGCCGAAGAATGA
- a CDS encoding sensor domain-containing diguanylate cyclase, whose protein sequence is MDIKNRFTLKLKLLGAVILGLICIAAVALFGLKLWQQAKYSEDILVQFSTPEIKRSHFLQDLIYGFGYGGFIHNFKNYVLRKDVNYYYKAIDKAQITLDAIDAYLKLDLNEDQITNINLLRDTVVLYQEKLSIAHQLISNNLDIEQIDLKVRVDDTHAIQALGNIIAQTRSSVASTKQKAEENLQEFENLLVYFFTIIIGLLVLCFGYLVFTLSLLVSKYNEIEALFNASPYAIINANEKGLIIRANKKACELFDYQLSSLKKLCIDELVPDRYRATHHKKRTEFIQSYQHLAMQNRKSQLFAKNKHGQNIPVSISVASYWQNNEKRSIAIIKDDSKEIKLRSESRTDTLTQVGNRIACNEKLESNIAHSERYSTELSIILIDIDHFKNVNDKYGHLTGDQVLIQVAQLLKAHIRESDSLFRWGGEEFLIITPNTGQQQAAELAEKLRRLTQVHSFHDEFNITISLGITSYLHARDTSKSLFHRIDKALYQAKNSGRNTCCTL, encoded by the coding sequence ATGGATATAAAAAATAGATTCACTTTAAAATTAAAGTTACTAGGCGCAGTTATTTTAGGGCTAATTTGTATCGCAGCTGTCGCTTTATTTGGCTTAAAGCTTTGGCAACAAGCAAAATATTCTGAAGATATATTAGTCCAATTTTCAACTCCAGAAATTAAGCGGTCTCATTTTCTCCAAGATCTTATCTATGGCTTTGGTTATGGCGGTTTTATTCATAACTTTAAAAATTATGTGCTACGCAAAGATGTTAATTACTACTACAAAGCTATCGATAAAGCACAAATTACACTTGATGCCATTGACGCTTATCTCAAACTCGACTTAAACGAAGATCAAATAACCAACATCAATCTTTTACGTGATACGGTTGTGCTTTACCAAGAAAAACTTTCGATTGCTCATCAACTTATTTCAAATAATTTAGATATCGAACAAATAGATTTAAAGGTAAGGGTTGATGATACACATGCCATCCAAGCACTAGGAAATATAATCGCCCAAACCCGCTCATCTGTCGCATCAACCAAACAAAAAGCCGAAGAAAACTTACAAGAATTTGAAAACTTATTAGTTTATTTTTTTACAATTATCATTGGCTTGTTGGTGCTTTGTTTTGGTTACTTGGTTTTTACCTTATCTTTATTGGTCAGTAAATATAACGAAATTGAAGCGCTTTTTAACGCCTCTCCATACGCTATTATCAACGCCAACGAAAAGGGATTAATTATTAGAGCAAATAAAAAAGCATGTGAACTTTTTGACTATCAATTATCTTCATTAAAAAAACTATGCATTGATGAGTTAGTACCCGATAGATATCGCGCCACACATCATAAAAAACGCACTGAGTTTATTCAATCATATCAACATTTAGCTATGCAGAATCGAAAGTCTCAGCTATTTGCCAAAAACAAACATGGTCAAAATATTCCAGTCAGCATCTCAGTGGCCTCTTATTGGCAAAACAACGAAAAAAGGTCGATAGCCATCATTAAAGATGACTCAAAAGAAATAAAATTACGAAGCGAAAGTCGTACCGATACGCTTACGCAGGTGGGAAACCGGATAGCGTGTAATGAAAAACTAGAAAGTAACATAGCCCATAGCGAACGTTATAGTACTGAACTTTCTATTATTTTAATTGATATTGACCACTTTAAAAATGTAAACGATAAATATGGACACTTAACAGGCGATCAAGTTTTGATTCAAGTTGCACAATTGCTCAAAGCGCATATTCGTGAATCAGACAGCCTATTTCGTTGGGGTGGTGAAGAGTTTTTAATTATTACTCCTAATACTGGCCAGCAACAAGCAGCTGAGCTCGCCGAAAAACTACGTAGACTCACGCAGGTACATTCGTTCCATGATGAATTTAACATTACCATCAGTTTAGGTATCACTAGTTATTTACATGCGCGCGATACCAGCAAAAGTCTATTTCACCGCATTGATAAAGCGTTATACCAAGCTAAAAATAGTGGTCGAAATACCTGCTGTACGCTATAG
- the yjeH gene encoding L-methionine/branched-chain amino acid transporter encodes MTIKNHGIGRWQGAGLMATTLLGTSIFILPQMTINIAQQGALIAWLLLTIAIIPVTLVFARLSALHPHAAGPAYFAEQAFGRLTGRVIGVIFLFVVPIGAPAAILMTFQFVNALVNLTPLAQLLMELGTLLLLFLLNYRGIHVSAKLQFLLTLMIVIVVLLLLGAATLTLSVPVPKTTFVEFDLIMLAAGLAFWSFLGVEAMTHLADDFKHPKRDMIPAMMIGTLLVGALYLACTWLLLEVPNNEPLAMAAAFNQLLGGYGTIIIGALGIAGGLATVNVYTASVARLLCSFSQDGIMPRYFSQKNQFQVPTRALASILLLMACVLIFTYVAKQNIEDLIAWVNGVFVVIYLVSMLSAWRLLPSNSRPLIFLGILLCLGLVYGLAAHMLYAVILITSVTPPLYWQLQYQMGKQIEIASLKEAIMSEPNI; translated from the coding sequence ATGACAATAAAAAATCACGGAATTGGTCGCTGGCAAGGTGCAGGGCTAATGGCCACGACATTGCTTGGCACCAGTATTTTTATTTTACCGCAAATGACCATCAATATTGCCCAGCAAGGTGCCTTAATTGCTTGGTTATTACTCACAATTGCGATTATTCCGGTAACGTTAGTATTTGCTCGTTTAAGCGCCCTTCACCCTCATGCTGCAGGGCCTGCCTATTTTGCCGAACAAGCCTTTGGCCGACTGACGGGTAGAGTGATAGGTGTTATTTTTTTGTTTGTCGTACCAATTGGCGCACCAGCAGCTATTTTAATGACATTTCAGTTTGTAAACGCCTTAGTTAACCTCACTCCTTTGGCGCAACTTCTAATGGAACTTGGAACACTGCTCTTGTTATTTTTGCTTAACTATCGGGGTATTCATGTATCCGCTAAGTTGCAGTTTTTATTGACACTAATGATTGTAATTGTGGTGCTTTTACTACTAGGCGCCGCAACATTAACCCTTTCAGTCCCTGTGCCTAAAACCACATTTGTTGAGTTTGATTTAATTATGCTAGCTGCAGGTTTGGCTTTTTGGAGCTTTTTAGGAGTCGAAGCCATGACTCATCTTGCCGATGACTTTAAGCACCCAAAACGCGATATGATCCCAGCTATGATGATAGGTACATTGCTCGTCGGCGCGTTATACTTAGCTTGCACTTGGTTGCTGTTAGAAGTGCCTAATAATGAACCCTTGGCAATGGCAGCAGCATTTAATCAACTTTTAGGCGGTTATGGCACGATCATTATTGGTGCTTTAGGGATTGCAGGCGGCCTAGCAACTGTCAATGTTTACACTGCTAGTGTTGCGCGTTTACTGTGTAGTTTTAGCCAAGATGGCATAATGCCGCGCTATTTTAGCCAAAAAAATCAATTTCAAGTGCCTACTCGCGCACTGGCGAGCATTTTGCTTCTAATGGCCTGCGTGCTTATTTTTACTTACGTGGCCAAACAAAATATTGAAGACTTAATAGCATGGGTCAATGGCGTTTTTGTGGTGATTTATCTAGTGAGTATGCTCAGCGCATGGCGCTTATTACCAAGCAATTCTCGCCCGCTTATTTTTCTCGGTATTTTATTGTGCTTAGGTTTAGTTTACGGCCTTGCTGCTCACATGCTTTATGCGGTGATATTAATTACAAGTGTTACACCACCACTTTATTGGCAGCTTCAGTACCAAATGGGTAAACAAATCGAAATCGCATCACTAAAAGAAGCGATCATGTCTGAACCAAACATATAA
- a CDS encoding DNA-3-methyladenine glycosylase I, which translates to MQYHDEEWGEPVYDDKKMFEFVVLESAQAGLSWYTILKRRANYRAAFAQFDVEQVACFDQQKVESLMQDSGIIRNRAKINATISNAQAFIKIQQEFGSFSDYLWAYFNYQPIVNLPKCKSDYQATSDISDSISKDLKKRGFKFFGSTICYAHLQACGLINDHSADCFKSALKKVNTP; encoded by the coding sequence GTGCAATACCACGATGAAGAATGGGGAGAGCCGGTCTACGACGATAAAAAAATGTTTGAATTTGTGGTATTAGAATCTGCGCAAGCAGGGCTTAGCTGGTACACTATTTTAAAACGCAGAGCAAACTACCGTGCAGCCTTTGCGCAATTTGATGTTGAGCAAGTTGCTTGTTTTGATCAGCAAAAAGTGGAGTCATTAATGCAAGACAGCGGCATTATCCGCAATCGTGCGAAAATTAATGCCACCATTTCAAACGCTCAAGCATTTATAAAAATTCAGCAAGAATTTGGTAGTTTTTCAGATTATTTATGGGCTTACTTTAACTACCAACCCATAGTAAACCTGCCTAAATGTAAAAGCGATTATCAAGCGACCTCAGATATTTCTGATAGCATTAGTAAAGATTTGAAAAAGCGCGGTTTTAAGTTTTTTGGTTCAACCATTTGTTATGCACACTTACAAGCCTGCGGCTTAATAAACGATCACAGTGCTGATTGTTTTAAATCAGCATTAAAAAAGGTCAATACGCCCTAG
- the deoC gene encoding deoxyribose-phosphate aldolase yields MNDLKHAAQQAINFMDLTSLNTNDSAEKIIALCHQASSVAGHTAAICIYPKFIGLARQTLTQLGANDIKIATVTNFPAGDADIELAVKETVAAIEAGADEVDVVFPYRALMGGDEQIGFDLVKGCKAICNNKAILKVIIESGELNQPALIKKASEIAIAAGADFIKTSTGKVAINATLDAAKIMLEAIKEHNPKCGFKAAGGVKDATQAAQYLQLATRILGDEWLSQNTFRFGASSLLNNLLVTLGHDEISSQSSQY; encoded by the coding sequence ATGAACGATTTAAAACACGCCGCTCAGCAAGCCATAAATTTTATGGATTTAACCAGTTTAAATACGAATGACAGCGCAGAAAAAATCATCGCTTTATGTCACCAAGCATCGTCAGTTGCCGGTCATACTGCTGCCATTTGTATTTACCCCAAATTTATTGGCTTAGCACGCCAAACATTAACGCAACTAGGTGCTAACGATATCAAAATAGCCACAGTGACAAACTTTCCCGCTGGCGATGCGGATATTGAACTTGCTGTTAAAGAAACGGTTGCAGCAATCGAAGCGGGGGCTGATGAAGTTGATGTCGTTTTTCCTTATCGCGCACTGATGGGTGGTGATGAACAAATTGGTTTTGACTTAGTTAAAGGCTGTAAAGCGATATGCAACAATAAAGCTATTTTAAAAGTCATCATTGAATCGGGTGAATTAAACCAGCCTGCTTTGATAAAAAAGGCGTCTGAAATCGCCATTGCTGCTGGTGCTGACTTTATCAAAACATCAACCGGAAAAGTCGCTATCAACGCAACCTTAGATGCGGCAAAAATAATGCTTGAAGCAATTAAAGAACACAACCCAAAGTGTGGTTTTAAAGCTGCTGGAGGAGTAAAAGATGCCACACAAGCGGCGCAATATTTACAGCTAGCAACTCGTATTTTAGGTGATGAATGGCTCAGCCAAAACACATTTCGCTTTGGAGCCTCAAGCCTGTTAAATAATTTACTTGTTACCTTAGGCCATGATGAGATCTCGTCGCAATCATCACAATACTAA
- a CDS encoding TVP38/TMEM64 family protein — protein MKRILKTLFIISVLLILMIATQQGMFEHLTDSNWVAQFVAKQGALGLFILLGIGALFTAIGGPRQVIAFVFGFALGGLNGALFSTLATLLGCIIAFYVARLTVRSSLQKRFGQRLQKFENLIGTQTWLKVLMIRLLPVGSNLLTNLFAGATHVPAHGFFIGSTIGYLPQMLIFSFAGAGIGLSDHYQLAISISLFVISSIIGTYLYRSRLRKQVSELVTE, from the coding sequence ATGAAACGCATTTTAAAAACATTATTTATTATCAGCGTCTTGCTAATTCTAATGATAGCAACTCAGCAAGGCATGTTTGAGCATCTTACCGACAGCAATTGGGTTGCGCAGTTTGTTGCCAAACAAGGTGCGTTAGGGCTGTTTATTTTGCTTGGTATTGGCGCACTTTTTACCGCCATTGGCGGACCTCGCCAAGTCATTGCGTTTGTGTTTGGTTTTGCTTTAGGTGGCTTAAATGGCGCATTGTTTTCAACCTTAGCTACGCTACTTGGTTGTATCATTGCATTTTATGTCGCCCGCCTCACCGTTCGCAGTAGTTTACAAAAACGCTTTGGCCAGCGATTGCAAAAGTTTGAAAATCTCATTGGCACACAAACTTGGCTTAAAGTATTAATGATCCGCTTATTGCCTGTAGGCAGTAACTTATTGACCAACCTTTTTGCTGGCGCCACTCACGTTCCGGCTCATGGCTTTTTTATTGGCAGCACAATTGGTTATTTACCCCAAATGCTGATTTTTAGTTTTGCCGGTGCAGGCATTGGTTTATCCGATCATTATCAGCTGGCTATCAGCATTAGTTTGTTTGTGATTTCAAGCATTATAGGTACTTATCTTTATCGCTCACGTTTGCGTAAACAAGTGTCTGAGCTGGTCACCGAATAA
- a CDS encoding ArnT family glycosyltransferase — translation MQSFRDRFNSDDYYQVLWPLLFISLGLLLVGIGFRSPWPADEPRFVEVAREMVAANQWLFPMRGGEYYPDKPPVFMWAIAACYKLIGDLKLAFLIPNALCGLLTVFLVYDLGARLWNVRIARNAALLLLLVPQFLIQAKAAQIDAMVMCWITLGCYGLVRHFMLGDGWRWYFLGWAFMGLGVITKGVGFLPLLMMIPIIIYGLKDKQLFAGRLTWRCLLGPVALLSVIACWLIPMVLTVQSLNTPELVAYQNNILFKQTGERYVNSWHHIKPWYFFMVSVIPWLWFPIPFLLITYWRTVVNKVKADPIIAILLIWVALVILFFSLSPGKRNVYILPALPMLALACSAMLTGQTINRWFERLVSALLWLLAMILLVVGIFAFIHHPKILKKLADYTNDLTHFSYLILTLSTLWIVGLIALRKQVALIRIAFVSALSWSLISTWGYSLLEDIRTPKSLMHDVAAHIGEDAELGLIKFKEQFILFSPMSVTHFSYLAPVEEQERNAYQWLQEGTNRYLLVPSSTELSCFDLSGGKNMGTAHREDWILLSVANELQTCQTPKRQYRYFTEHPGYWMHE, via the coding sequence ATGCAATCGTTTCGTGATCGCTTTAATAGTGATGACTATTACCAGGTTTTATGGCCTCTTTTATTCATCAGCTTAGGATTGTTATTAGTTGGTATTGGTTTTCGCTCTCCGTGGCCTGCCGATGAACCTCGATTTGTTGAAGTTGCCAGAGAAATGGTGGCGGCCAATCAATGGCTCTTTCCGATGCGTGGAGGTGAATACTACCCCGATAAACCACCGGTGTTTATGTGGGCAATTGCAGCATGTTATAAACTAATTGGCGACTTAAAACTGGCGTTTTTAATTCCCAATGCCTTGTGTGGTTTACTGACTGTTTTTCTTGTTTATGATTTAGGCGCAAGGCTTTGGAATGTGCGCATTGCTCGTAATGCGGCCTTGTTATTGCTATTAGTGCCTCAGTTTTTAATTCAAGCTAAAGCAGCACAAATCGATGCTATGGTGATGTGCTGGATCACGCTTGGTTGTTACGGTTTGGTGCGCCATTTCATGCTTGGTGATGGCTGGCGCTGGTATTTTCTTGGTTGGGCCTTTATGGGCCTAGGTGTGATCACCAAAGGTGTAGGATTTTTACCTTTGTTAATGATGATCCCAATTATCATTTATGGCTTAAAAGACAAACAATTGTTTGCTGGTCGTTTAACTTGGCGCTGTTTACTTGGCCCTGTTGCGTTGCTCAGTGTAATTGCATGCTGGCTTATTCCTATGGTACTGACCGTGCAATCGCTTAATACGCCTGAATTAGTCGCTTATCAAAATAATATTTTATTTAAGCAAACTGGCGAGCGCTATGTGAATTCATGGCACCACATTAAACCTTGGTATTTTTTTATGGTAAGCGTTATTCCTTGGTTGTGGTTTCCAATCCCATTTTTATTGATTACTTATTGGCGAACCGTAGTCAATAAAGTAAAGGCCGACCCTATTATCGCTATTTTGCTTATTTGGGTTGCCCTAGTTATTTTGTTTTTTAGCCTTAGCCCTGGTAAACGTAATGTGTATATTTTACCTGCATTACCTATGCTCGCCTTAGCATGCTCTGCAATGTTAACCGGCCAAACAATTAATCGCTGGTTTGAGCGATTAGTGAGCGCATTACTATGGCTATTAGCGATGATTTTATTGGTAGTGGGAATATTTGCGTTTATACACCACCCTAAAATTTTGAAAAAACTAGCCGACTACACCAATGATTTAACTCACTTTAGTTATTTAATTTTAACTTTAAGTACACTTTGGATTGTTGGTTTAATCGCACTACGTAAACAAGTGGCATTAATTCGTATTGCATTTGTTAGCGCTTTGTCATGGTCGCTCATTAGCACTTGGGGATACAGTTTACTTGAAGATATTCGCACCCCAAAAAGCTTAATGCATGATGTCGCAGCGCATATTGGCGAAGATGCTGAGTTAGGTTTAATAAAGTTCAAAGAACAGTTTATTTTATTTTCACCAATGAGTGTGACTCACTTTAGTTACCTAGCACCAGTTGAAGAGCAAGAGCGCAATGCCTATCAATGGCTACAAGAAGGAACTAACCGTTATTTGTTGGTACCCAGCAGCACAGAACTAAGTTGTTTTGACTTATCAGGCGGGAAAAACATGGGCACAGCCCATCGTGAAGATTGGATTTTGCTCTCGGTAGCAAACGAGTTGCAAACCTGCCAAACACCTAAACGTCAATATCGTTATTTTACAGAACATCCAGGATATTGGATGCACGAGTAA
- a CDS encoding sigma-54 interaction domain-containing protein, with the protein MNDLKDLLANSDLLLNAVAEGIYGFDLEGNAVFINPAAERMTGWQNNELLGKKIHQYHHHSHADGRCYPADECHIYATVKDGKTRHVDNEVFWRKDGSRFDVEYTSTAVYHQGEIVGAVALFRDISQQKQTDLDLRNALSEIRQLSEKLLAENVYLQSELSESWAGSGLVGQSAIYQSMLSQIELVSKTDSTVLILGENGTGKELVARNIHQLSQRKNAPLVKVNCAAFSENLLESELFGHEKGSFTGANERRKGRFELADKGTLFLDEIGELSLAAQSKLLRVLQEQEFERVGGNQTIKVNIRIIAATNRDLRAMVEKGTFRMDLFYRLNVFPIAVPALRERLEDIPLLCINILGHLNKKLGKQIKSINQQSLAALMKYDWPGNIRELQNILEREVILSHSNTLKLQQKLVPNQVTQSHSLASLAEAEKDHILQVLKHCHWVIGGEQGAAKILALPASTLRSRMQKLGIKRQR; encoded by the coding sequence ATGAACGATTTAAAAGACTTATTAGCGAATTCAGACTTACTGCTCAATGCTGTAGCTGAAGGAATTTACGGCTTTGACCTTGAAGGTAATGCAGTTTTTATTAATCCTGCGGCCGAGCGGATGACTGGCTGGCAAAACAATGAGTTACTTGGTAAAAAAATCCATCAGTACCATCATCATAGCCATGCTGATGGTCGCTGTTATCCAGCGGACGAGTGTCATATTTATGCAACCGTAAAAGACGGTAAAACAAGGCATGTCGATAACGAAGTTTTTTGGCGTAAAGATGGCAGCCGATTTGATGTTGAATACACATCAACAGCGGTTTATCACCAAGGTGAAATAGTTGGTGCTGTGGCATTATTTCGAGATATTAGCCAGCAAAAACAAACTGATTTAGATCTGCGTAACGCACTGAGTGAAATCCGGCAGTTAAGTGAGAAACTACTAGCTGAAAACGTCTATTTACAAAGTGAGTTATCTGAAAGCTGGGCTGGTTCTGGCTTAGTGGGACAAAGCGCAATTTATCAGTCGATGCTCAGCCAAATCGAATTAGTTAGTAAAACCGACAGTACTGTGCTCATTTTAGGTGAAAATGGCACAGGTAAAGAGCTGGTTGCACGAAATATTCATCAACTAAGTCAGCGCAAAAATGCCCCTTTAGTCAAAGTAAACTGCGCCGCTTTTAGTGAGAACTTACTCGAGTCTGAGCTCTTTGGCCACGAAAAAGGCTCATTTACCGGAGCTAACGAGCGCCGCAAAGGTCGCTTTGAACTTGCTGATAAAGGCACCCTATTTTTAGATGAAATTGGTGAGTTATCACTTGCAGCGCAAAGTAAGCTGCTTCGGGTATTACAAGAACAAGAGTTTGAGCGTGTCGGTGGAAATCAAACCATCAAAGTCAATATTCGAATTATTGCAGCAACTAATCGTGATTTACGTGCAATGGTTGAAAAAGGTACTTTTAGGATGGACTTATTCTATCGCTTAAATGTATTTCCTATTGCGGTGCCAGCCTTACGCGAACGATTAGAAGACATTCCATTGTTGTGCATCAATATTTTAGGGCATTTGAATAAAAAGCTCGGTAAACAAATAAAAAGCATTAACCAACAAAGTTTAGCGGCTCTAATGAAATATGATTGGCCTGGAAATATCAGAGAGCTCCAAAATATTCTTGAGCGTGAAGTCATTTTATCGCATTCCAACACCTTAAAATTGCAACAAAAATTGGTTCCTAATCAAGTAACTCAGAGTCATTCTTTAGCCAGCCTCGCTGAGGCAGAAAAAGACCACATTCTGCAAGTATTAAAACATTGCCACTGGGTGATTGGTGGAGAGCAAGGAGCAGCTAAAATTTTAGCCTTACCGGCCAGTACCTTACGCTCTCGAATGCAAAAGTTAGGCATAAAACGCCAACGCTAA
- a CDS encoding Lrp/AsnC family transcriptional regulator, with the protein MDKFDQQIIEQLKKNARISVSAIAETVSLSRSAVSERIKKLEQNGLIRGYQVLLSESQKAGVTAYFEIQHQCARCADVVHVFQAIPEVVTCRGITGDMDLLVYIKAPSMQRLHQIREELDSHPDIIKIKTHVVLSEWINNQ; encoded by the coding sequence ATGGATAAATTCGATCAGCAAATTATTGAGCAGTTAAAAAAGAATGCTCGGATCAGTGTTTCTGCTATTGCTGAAACCGTGAGTTTATCGCGTTCTGCAGTATCGGAACGGATCAAAAAACTAGAGCAAAATGGCTTAATACGCGGTTATCAAGTCTTACTGAGTGAGTCACAAAAAGCAGGGGTTACAGCGTATTTTGAAATTCAGCATCAATGTGCGCGTTGCGCTGATGTGGTGCATGTTTTTCAGGCCATTCCTGAGGTGGTAACGTGTCGGGGTATAACTGGAGATATGGATTTATTGGTTTATATTAAAGCGCCATCGATGCAGCGTTTGCACCAAATTCGCGAAGAGCTAGATTCGCATCCTGATATTATTAAAATTAAAACCCATGTGGTACTGAGTGAATGGATTAATAACCAATAA
- the ccoG gene encoding cytochrome c oxidase accessory protein CcoG — protein MKFDIKEEDLIIKPYKQDQSIYVREQKGRFQQYRRVLNWLLMLGFILIPFIPYQGQQAILFDVANQQFKIFALTLWPQDFMLVAGLFMAGAFALFFVTNWLGRVWCGYVCPQTVWMLMFIWVEHKIEGTRNQRIKLDKSTITREKILKKAAKHTVWIAMSVLTATTFMSYFIPVYDLYADLATWQASGLVVFWVFLFALCTYGNAGWLREKMCIYMCPYSRFQSVMFDKDTLLVTYDNERGENRGPRKRKEDPKSKNLGDCVDCNLCVEVCPAGIDIRNGLQYECINCGLCIDACNQTMEKFGYEKDLIKYTSENNMAGKPTNPWRLKLVGYAVFTVAIFAIMAIWLAVRVPLEVSVLRDRNVLYRMNFEGLIENPYTLTISNKTQKVQHFTIKVAGIEHAVLNAPNTITVLPGLMQKVPVTLIADGYDLSQKVTDVAFTVTGIDDPQLILTKDSKFYKN, from the coding sequence ATGAAGTTTGATATTAAAGAAGAAGATTTGATCATTAAGCCCTACAAGCAAGATCAAAGTATTTATGTGCGAGAGCAAAAAGGGAGATTTCAGCAATATCGCAGAGTCCTTAACTGGCTCTTAATGCTTGGATTCATTTTAATTCCTTTTATCCCCTATCAAGGCCAGCAAGCCATTTTGTTTGATGTAGCCAATCAACAATTTAAAATTTTTGCTCTCACTCTTTGGCCGCAAGACTTTATGTTGGTTGCAGGGTTATTTATGGCAGGGGCGTTTGCCTTATTTTTTGTCACTAACTGGCTTGGCCGCGTATGGTGTGGTTATGTTTGTCCACAAACGGTATGGATGCTGATGTTTATTTGGGTTGAGCATAAAATTGAAGGAACCCGCAATCAAAGAATAAAACTCGACAAATCAACCATTACACGAGAAAAGATCCTAAAAAAAGCAGCAAAACACACCGTCTGGATTGCCATGTCGGTGCTCACTGCCACCACATTTATGAGCTACTTTATTCCTGTTTATGATTTGTACGCTGACCTTGCAACTTGGCAGGCCAGTGGTTTAGTGGTGTTTTGGGTGTTTTTATTTGCATTGTGTACTTATGGCAACGCAGGTTGGCTTCGAGAAAAAATGTGTATTTACATGTGCCCTTATTCTCGTTTTCAATCCGTTATGTTTGATAAAGACACCTTGTTGGTAACTTACGATAACGAACGCGGCGAAAACCGTGGCCCACGTAAACGCAAAGAAGACCCAAAAAGCAAAAACCTTGGCGACTGTGTCGACTGTAATTTATGTGTTGAAGTCTGCCCTGCGGGTATCGATATTCGTAATGGTTTGCAATATGAATGCATTAACTGTGGCTTATGTATTGATGCTTGTAACCAAACCATGGAAAAATTTGGCTATGAAAAAGACCTCATTAAATACACCAGTGAAAATAATATGGCTGGTAAACCTACCAACCCTTGGCGCTTAAAATTAGTCGGTTATGCTGTGTTTACCGTCGCTATTTTTGCGATTATGGCAATTTGGCTGGCGGTGCGTGTACCACTGGAGGTATCTGTACTGCGCGATCGCAACGTATTGTATCGCATGAATTTTGAGGGCTTAATTGAAAATCCTTATACCTTAACAATCAGCAATAAAACTCAAAAAGTACAGCACTTTACTATCAAAGTGGCAGGTATTGAACATGCTGTACTCAACGCACCGAACACTATTACGGTGCTGCCTGGCCTGATGCAAAAAGTCCCTGTAACCTTAATTGCTGATGGCTACGATTTAAGCCAGAAAGTCACCGATGTTGCTTTCACCGTAACAGGCATTGATGACCCGCAACTCATCTTAACCAAAGACTCAAAATTTTATAAAAACTAA